Genomic segment of Eleutherodactylus coqui strain aEleCoq1 chromosome 1, aEleCoq1.hap1, whole genome shotgun sequence:
ctctcccctgcccctcaccccacccccctccttgTTTTACCTAATCCACACTTCTATGTTTCTTTAGCTTTAAAATGTCATGTCTATGTTGTTTTGTATGAAGAAAAGATTGATGGACAGATTCACCATCTGAATGTAAATTGTAAATCTAACCAATGCACGGTTTTATCTGTCATCACAATAAAAATGAATGGAATTAAAAatcttttttcattatttttcacATTCCAAATAGGAATCTGGTTTCCTtgtaaaatgttttccacatacaGAAATCAAACAACGTCTTCCTCGTGTAAATTATTTATTGCTATTTACAACTGGTATGAGTAGTACaacatttcccacattatgaacatttcccacattatgaACATAAGGCCTCGctactgtgtgacttctctgatgtaaaaTAAGATTTAATTTCAACgcaaaacgtttcccacattctgaacatgaatgcaGCTTCTCTCGTGTGTGAATTTTCTCATGTGTAATACAGTGTGATCTATgtgcaaagcatttcccacagtgtgaacatgaaaatggcttctctcctgtgtgaactctctcaTGTACAAGCAAGTGTGAGCCACgtgcaaaacattttccacattctgaacatgaaaatggcttctctcctgtgtgaactctctcaTGTACAAGTAAGTTTGATCTACgtgcaaaacattttccacattctgaacatgaaaacagcttctctcctgtgtgaactctctcaTGTACAAGTAAGTTTGATCTACgtgcaaaacattttccacattctgaacatgaaaacggcttctctcctgtgtgattgcTCTGCTGTTGAACAACATCTGAATTTTTGattaaagatttcccacattttgaATGTGAAAATGgctcctctcctgtgtgagttctctcatgtgcAATAAGCTGTGATCTATGTAAAAACCGTTTCCTACAGTGTGAACAACGGTACAGTTTCTCCCTTGTATGGACATTTTTGTGTGTAAAAAGACGTATTCTGCTTGGAAGATGCTTTCCACATTCATCACACTGAAACGTTTTACCCCTTTTGGGAGCTGTAGGTTTGGTAacaatctgtgattggccaggagAAGGTTCCTCATGATTAGGGGGATTATATGACACATCTGTACGGATAAAATATGGTTGTACATGAAGGGTGATGAGGTTTTCAGCTGAAGAGCGCTGCAcgatatcttcatcttctactttataatTGCACGATAACATCAAATTTCCTTCTGAGTTCGCAAGTGGATTATCTGCTaagagtaagaaaaaaaaaggatttcgtgatttttatttttttttaaatcactaaagtgaaacaaaaattTATTGAATTTGTAGTAACCttgaaataagggagatggaacaatatctctgtagtgccacctattggaagacagctttcctgcaagtcattgttagactctttataaaagccttgcaacaatgactgggaattgaaaaacaaGCCCGAACAACAtacccagacagctgtttcagggtgtttgcccctcagcgTGTAGTAAGTGCTctacttaaggagaaaagatagcgttcccgaCCCCCATCTATAGGCttctcactagtcaagccagaaatctactatacactgatgaggggcaagcactCAGAAACATGTATGCTATTTTGGCTTAGTTCTCTGATGCCTTCTCATCTCCCAGGGAACAGGAGGATCCGGCTATGAAAGTTAACATCCCTGCTTCTTCTCTTCTCCAATATCCTCTGCCAAAGGAAAGTTGAGCCGCCCCAGACACGTTAGAGACTTGTCCAGCTGCCAAACCCACCATTAATAGCAGGTTTTGGACAActaaagtctaatgtgtatgggggggggcttctagggtccttttacacggaatgattgttGTCCACTTAAGTGTCCCAAAGTCGTCTTGAAGATTACGGCTTCTGTCCTTTTTAAAACAGCAGTGATTATTacttaggctgttttcacacaaccgagaaaaatcacacaagatttctgcattgcgagacgcataaatcttgcatgaatacgaACCCCGTtcatttgaatggagtcatattcatgaattgcattgcccattgatttcaataggaaacagtTGACGATCCCCCGCCGCGGCTAGAAGACTCGCCAGGGGATCGCTGATTCCCAGAAGCTGCTTCGCATCCACCAGCACATTGCATATGcctgagcgcgatattgggctgagtgTCACGCCTAGATATCACATTcggccgtgtgtaggtagccttagtgaatggaggtggagcaggttgGGGATCGCCTCCGGCCACCATTCATAGcagacaggcagtcattcatagatgaatgattgtCCGATTACACGGGCCGATCGGCAGCTGATTTTAATACctacagaaactgaacgacaagcgaACCAATTGTCATTCCTCATTCATTcactggcagcgtttacactgaatgattgtttCGCACCATCCAGCTATAAACttaatgataattgttccgtgtaaaagccccCTTAGACACAAACCGTTCACAGCATTTTGTTCTGATAAAAAGTGCATCTAATAGTCTGAAAAAAATATgacaaaatatatttattttttgttttctccaCTACATATGTAACTCTCTTCTTACCTTGTGATATCGGAggctggtggttctccatcttgacatccttgtacagatccttgtgtccttctaaatactcccactcctccatggagaaatagacagcgacatcctgacaccttataggaacctgacaacacaatgataccgtcattaccCAGACACCTCTAGTACTGTTACAGTATAattacccagcattcccagcagtgtcacctctccagtcagcagctcagtgatcttgttggtgagttctaggatcttctgctcatgtatcggtaagtgaggaggagtcactgtgatggggctctggctcctgctccatcctcctgactcatggagatggctgttgggagtcgtaccgtcacccgatgtcttcttcactattgtgtaatcctgtgtatggaaaGAGAGATGTAGAGAACTGAACCCAGTATTCTTCCATCAGTAGAAAGCGAGAGATTGGGATCCAGCTGTATAGAGGTGTAGTGAGACCACATCTGatatactgtgttcagttctggagacctcatctactaAAATACCTTGATAAAAATAGACCAAGTCCACAGATGGGTTATAAAAATGGTGAAAGGTCTTAAGCAAAGAACTGACAAGGTATAATCAAACTTCAAGCTGGCCAACTGATGGAAGCAGCATATGGCAATGGCACTCAATACTGGCTCAGCTCTATATAATCTCTAGTAATCACACTCCCCCATGCATTACTCATTGGGTGGAACTCAGGCTTTCATCAGCAATGGCACCACACTCTGCAGATATAATGCCACtatgccaattatatttgcacattCTTATTCCCTAACGGCAATGTCAGGAGCACCAGTTGAACTCCTCCACATCTTGTAGACTGTGCCACTGTCACGTTGCATCCTTGTCAGGACAACCACTCTATGAACAGGAAGACACTACTTAAGACCCCCATAGACATGTACAGCCTCGCCTCACAACATACAGAGCCTCCTATGCCATGCTCTGTAGTCACAACATTGTCAAGGCATTTTTATTAAAGGGACAATGTAAGCTCAACTTTAAATAACGTTGAGAAATTTGCAATTCTCCACAGAGTCATATCAGACCAGGATGTACTGAAACCGGTCCCCTGAACAGTCCCTGGGCTATGTTTACGCAGTGGAAACATAAACCAGCACAGGCATCATGGGAAATAACAGATGGAGGGGGAACTTTCCATATATGCGGATATCCCGTCCTGATATTTTCAACGTAAACCAGACTTCTGTGAACGAAAATCAAAACCTACCGCAACAGTACCTCCTCTGCTAGAAAGGGCCCCAGGACACTTAGGGCCAGGTCCATTTGGATTAGGTCTATGAAAATTTATAACTAGCCGTTTCGTATAGACATCTGTGCCGGAACCCATGTCATTCTTCTGGCCCGCAACCATGCCAATGCACAAAGTACTGTAATGAATTCCTCACTCGACGAGTCCACAATGTGGCTGACCCCAAATTAAAGATCCCCATGAACCATCACTGGGACAGGAGGGGTAGAGCCATTCCCTGGAttgatatacttttttttaacaaaggtTTGTAAAACACATCTGTAATAAAAGTTGGGAATCTCCAATCTAAAGGATATACAATTAATTTTAGCTGGACCCGGCTGACCTCCGGCCATGTGATCCTGCTGGCTCCTGGCTGTTGGTTGGTTCCTCCTCATTACAAGGAGCCTACTTCCCATTCTCATTGCtcctacaacattactattagctcattggttaccactagagatgagcaaacgtactcggataagcactactcgtccgagtaatgtgccttatccgagtaccgctgtactcgtgctgaaagattcgggacgcgctgcggagcggggagctgcaggggagagcggggaggaacggaggggagatctttctctccttctctcccgcccgctctgccccgctccccgctgcgactcacctgtcagcagcggagcgtcccgaatctttcagcacgagtacagcggtactcggataaggcacattactcggacgagtagtgcttatccgagtacgttcgctcatctctagttaccaccaTACAGACctgaccatattggtggccgaTCTTCACATTTTCTACTGTTCAGTTCTTTAGTTCTTCCTCACTTGGAAGGTCTGGAAGCCGTTATACAGGACACTGGATTGTATCTATTACTTCCTAGAATGGATTTTCCCTTATCCTTGTCTGACTTTTTACATATCACAATAAAGAACATAAAAATATTCTAAGgtttacctctccggtcagcaggtagatgatctccaaggTGAAGCTTAATATTCTCTTGGTAATCTCATTGCTGTCTTTGTCCATTCTCAGTGAATCATTAAGAACTGTTTTGGATAAGAAAATCAGAAAAAATGGATCAACTGGAGGGTTCCAGAACTGCCGGCTTTAAGAATAAAGACTCTAAATCATACGGGGAACATCATCATGCAAGATATACAGAACCTCATTTAATGAGTATTAAGAGCACCAGGGTCTCAAAGCCTTCAACCTCATGgattaaaggggtatccccaaCACAAGCATATATGATATAGCCATAGTAGGTGCCACCTCCAAGACCCATACCAATGTGAAGAGTGGGGGTCTCCTACCTGTTTGGTGAGGCAGCCACCACTTCCAGGCAGATTATGAATGGAGAGAAGGGTATACTTGGCTCTCTCCTTTCACTTTTATGGGAATTTAGGTAACAGTCGAGCAGACAAAGATGACCCGACTCATTACAACCTGACCCATGTCACTGTAGATGACTTTTGGGGGAATACTACTGTGACTAccgtgcttccccgaaaataggtcctaacCCCGATAGTAGGACCAACCaggtttttgggggaggcttgaaatataaggcctcacccaaaaataagacctagctataAGATATATATAAGATTACGGCTTCTGTCCTTTTTAAAACAGAAGTGATAATTacttaggctgttttcacacaaccgagaaaaatcacacaagatttctgcattgcgagacgcataaatcttgcatgaatacgaACCCCGTtcatttgaatggagtcatattcatgaatcgcattgcccattgatttcaataggaaacagtTGACGATCCCCCGCCGCGGCTAGAAGACTCGCCAGGGGATCGCTGATTCCCAGAAGCTGCTTTGCATCCACCAGCACATTGCATATGcctgagcgcgatattgggctgagcGTCACGCCTAGATATCACATTcggccgtgtgtaggtagccttagtgaatggaggtggagcaggttgGGGATCGCCTCCGGCCACCATTCATAGcagacaggcagtcattcatagatgaatgatagTCCGATTACACGGGCCGATCGGTAGTTGATTTTTATACctacagaaactgaacgacaagcgaACCAATTGTCATTCTTCGTTCATTcactggcagcgtttacactgaatgattgtttCGCACCACCCAGCTATAAACttaatgataattgttccgtgtaaaagccccCTTAGACACAAACCGTTCACAGCATTTTGTTCTGATAAAAAGTGCATCTAATAGTCTGAAAAAAATATGacaaatattatttttttgttttctccactACATATGTAACTCTCTTCTTACCTTGTGATATCGGAggctggtggttctccatcttgacatccttgtacagatccttgtgtccttctaaatactcccactcctccatggagaaatagacagcgacatcctgacaccttataggaacctgacaacacaatgatactgtcattacccagacacctctagtgctgttactgtataattacccagcattcccagcagtgtcacctccccagtcagcagctcagtgatcttgttggtgagttctaggatcttctgctcatgtaccggtaagtgaggaggagcctctgtgatggggctctggctcctgctccatcctcctgactcatggtgatggctgttgggagtcgtactgtcacccgatgtcttcttcaccattgtgtaatcctgtgtatggagagagagATGTAGAGAACTGAACCCAGTATTCATCCATCAGTAGAAAGCGAGAGATTGGGATCCAGCTGTATAGAGGTGTAGTGAGACCACATCTGATATACTgcgttcagttctggagacctcatctactaAAATACCTTGATAAAATAGACCAAGTCCACAGATGGGTTATAAAAATGGTGAAAGGTCTTAAGCAAAGAACTGACAAGGTGTCATCAGACTTCAAGCTGGCCAACTGATGGAAGCAGCATATGGCAATGGCACTCAATACTGGCTCAGCTCTATATAATCTCTAGTAATCACACTCCCCATGCATTACTCATTGGGTGGAACTCAGGCTTTCATCAGCAATGGCACCACACTCTACAGATATAATGCCACtatgccaattatatttgcacattCTTACTCCCTAACGGCAATGTCCTCCTTAGCAATGCTGTTTTTTTAGTCAGGAGCACCAGTTGAACTCCTCCACATCTTGTAGACTGTGCCACTGTCACGTTGCATCCTTGTCAGGACAACCACTCTATGAACAGGAAGACACTACTTAAGACCCCCATAGACATGTACAGCCTCGCCTCACAACATACAGAGCCTCCTATGCCATGCTCTGTAGTCACAACGTTGTCAAGGTATTTTTTATTAAAGTGACAATGTAAGCTCAACTTTAAATAACGTTGAGAAACTTGCTATTCTCCACAGTGTCATATCAGACCAGGATGTACTGAAACCGGTCCCCTGAACAGTCCCTGGGCTATGTTTACGCAGTGGAAACATAAACCAGCACAGGCATCATGGGAAATAACAGATGGAGGGGGAACTTTCCATATATGCGGATATCCCGTCCTGATATTTTCAACGTAAACCAGACTTCTGTGAACGAAAATCAAAACCTACCGCAACAGTACCTCCTCTGCTAGAAAGGGCCCCAGGACACTTAGGGCCAGGTCCATTTGGATTAGGTCTATGAAAATTTATAACTAGCCGTTTCGTATAGACATCTGTGCCGGAACCCATGTCATTCTTCTGGCCCGCAACCATGCCAATGCACAAAGTACTGTAATGAATTCCTCACTCGACGAGTCCACAATGTGGCTGACCCCAAATTAAAGATCCCCATGAACCATCACTGGGACAGGAGGGGTAGAGCCATTCCCTGGAttgatatacttttttttaacaaaggtTTGTAAAACACATCTGTAATAAAAGTTGGGAATCTCCAATCTAAAGGATATACAATTAATTTTAGCTGGACCCGGCTGACCTCCGGCCATGTGATCCTGCTGGCTCCTGGCTGTTGGTTGGTTCCTCCTCATTACAAGGAGCCTACTTCCCATTCTCATTGCtcctacaacattactattagctcattggttaccactagagatgagcgaacgtactcggataagcactactcgtccgagtaatgtgccttatccgagtaccgctgtactcgtgctgaaagattcgggacgcgctgcggagcggggagctgcaggggagagcggggaggaacggaggggagatctttctctccttctctcccgcccgctctgccccgctccccgctgcgactcacctgtcagcagcggagcgtcccaaatctttcagcacgagtacagcggtactcggataaggcacattactcggacgagtagtgcttatccgagtacgttcgctcatctctagttaccaccaTACAGACCTGACCATATTGGGGGCCGATCTTCACATTTTCTACTGTTCAGTTCTTTAGTTCTCCTTCACTTGGAAGGTCTGGAAGCCGTTATACAGGACACTGGATTGTATCTATTACTTCCTAGAATGGATTTTCCCTTATCCTTGTCTGACTTTTTACATATCACAATAAAGAACATAAAAATATTCTAAGgtttacctctccggtcagcaggtagatgatctccaaggTGAAGTTTAATATTCTCTTGGTAATCTCATTGCTGTCTTTGTCCATTCTTAGTGAATCATTAAGAACTGTTTTGGATAAGAAAATCAGAAAAAATGGATCAACTCGAGGGTTCCAGAACTGCCGGCTTTAAGAATAAAGACTCTAAATCATACGGGGAACATCATCATGCAAGATATACAGAACCTCATTTAATGAGTATTAAGAGCAGCAGGGTCTCAAAGCCTTCAACCTCA
This window contains:
- the LOC136608494 gene encoding gastrula zinc finger protein XlCGF66.1-like is translated as MDKDSNEITKRILNFTLEIIYLLTGEDYTMVKKTSGDSTTPNSHHHESGGWSRSQSPITEAPPHLPVHEQKILELTNKITELLTGEVPIRCQDVAVYFSMEEWEYLEGHKDLYKDVKMENHQPPISQGKKRVTYVVEKTKK